The following are encoded together in the Lathyrus oleraceus cultivar Zhongwan6 chromosome 3, CAAS_Psat_ZW6_1.0, whole genome shotgun sequence genome:
- the LOC127129830 gene encoding uncharacterized protein LOC127129830 has protein sequence MSNKIVLRQAASAHRRQPLLQSQSTKTANMVGEVVGSTAAECLAVCCCFPCSLANIFLLAVYKLPAGICRRILRKRRRRRIMKEGLLQPKRLNCSCGGCDDVNGVPRIYPMCINDASDIKRLHDGSFQNNNDENAMALEKEMWERFYSAGFWRSSSRRETESAPRTEIVSGKFQVQLIELKQTSVDE, from the coding sequence ATGTCGAACAAGATAGTTCTCCGGCAAGCGGCGTCGGCACATCGCCGACAACCGTTGCTCCAGAGCCAATCAACGAAAACAGCCAACATGGTCGGCGAAGTAGTCGGAAGCACCGCGGCGGAGTGCTTGGCCGTATGCTGCTGTTTTCCATGCAGTTTAGCGAATATTTTTCTGTTAGCAGTTTACAAACTCCCGGCGGGTATTTGCCGGAGAATTCTAAGAAAGAGACGGCGGCGGAGAATTATGAAAGAAGGGTTGTTACAACCGAAACGCCTTAACTGTTCTTGCGGTGGTTGCGACGACGTTAACGGTGTACCTCGTATTTACCCCATGTGTATAAACGACGCTTCAGATATAAAACGACTTCATGATGGTTCGTTTCAAAACAACAATGATGAAAATGCTATGGCTCTTGAGAAAGAGATGTGGGAGAGATTTTACAGTGCTGGATTTTGGAGAAGTTCTTCGAGGAGAGAAACAGAATCGGCACCAAGAACAGAAATTGTTTCTggaaaatttcaagttcaatTGATTGAATTGAAACAAACATCGGTTGATGAATGA